A genomic region of Seriola aureovittata isolate HTS-2021-v1 ecotype China chromosome 21, ASM2101889v1, whole genome shotgun sequence contains the following coding sequences:
- the si:ch211-214e3.5 gene encoding zinc finger protein 518A, which translates to MEEDLIIPHDSAKNCSISVIEDEKEKVKDFVYKHFREVTDGSLFNNAEESSIKEHGSSTKKEKQTLNKTHCKIQQGAVFSGKILSFGCSVCKDDSTYSPNDLLKHFQAAHKGTLPTYPCDLCGFVTNEFPALQRHRIEHRNTLVTCELCNDDVQYSLLLLTRHYIMCHSLNGQFNCDWCEFTTVDAGTFVQHIHHHNESPWKCSKCRHISLNEEDHQRHVKAHSGTFPFTCQICGYGAARSEYLKKHTAAVHKQEAERRNAWKAIEDSGMPANSSATLKLLLKKSGESQETQRISKLNCLSGSLTNQNGRIIKPELSLEETHHFADGTAAKKDNNNWSKGSHNTELTTPVMLQECDNSTNSDAASHTNPNGLTVLMVKNKISLPPNCTTKVMGFKMVDGKKHLVLKVIPTAKQDSSIQNHSSVEDVGFLAPNPVLDKSKDSVENGECFDSKSSTSHCFAVSPRGGSCIQMDQDDILAVKVKIEEEETSVCNLDPTNVRDDVGEQTNYLVSLSSTCAETLYPMTNESDHVGDQSHSSQTTCSERNTFDNSSVSATSNFDATSHSGSKISNTLTMCAGKVTGLSSTLEVARETLLSESVSKKTAENCGAANELSFTDTVADQLTDEHERNSSNSDDQSSQSTPEKSNRVRTEIKCENGQQNFKKLSTNWVPLSESSPPTSGSHRDSDTGPENCTQKSLNQEVFNFHNYSKETFGTLPNTTQSFDNMSEHLADKESICESSQFSLTLAESPEPLMESGNGEEPQEKNREGMRKVSDSDIEVHECITRVDDPPTEDENPESVLQDFNIIKIEEDSIPISKKPSETKNSSSSFGSFVEEHSDAIITQQLNKERITSSSANSDSLKQTKTTLRILQLPEGKQQVLLRTTENRFAMPMQVKTTPGFKLITNSANPQINVSYMKPGVERSSNQTGVTFTPNSRRLGVSTPKTGAAEKGTSLLSAVQPGLGTTSNHYLINSPGFKGPVLLSSTPHNTPTDRSSKTQPTCYLVQRSVPFAHTPSTPGLRLASTQLPLNSRPVLAMPLSSADKPSTVQPGRQAFLLRYISPPKSGLLLNNQEAKTGAQCSQTSESTGNKVIFKIVTPTGSLLTSGGQTSSSQPLFLATRPQTQCFLVSSNKTSANASNGVKKLITIQNTAQKDVKESCISPSQMNVKVQQCEAEKPILAPRPIRPPSQRKRRRKPLFDELPAPVHKARRLTNKVLTEKETAVLWKPVAKEVERTLRLAPFSAVQQIKCPRRYQPVVVLNHPDADIPEVANIMKVVNRYKGAVTKVSLSQKTIQALSELGAPGKNYSTKSVSSHIDDPRPRPVQSSVRERFLLKLKLRKKSKKKYEVVETLSGCRQESVVFDCWFCGRLFNSQEDWIGHGQRHLMEATRDWNKLF; encoded by the coding sequence ATGGAAGAAGACCTCATTATACCTCATGATTCtgccaaaaactgcagcatATCAGTAATagaggatgaaaaagaaaaggtaaaagACTTTGTGTATAAGCATTTCAGAGAAGTGACAGATGGGTCACTCTTCAATAATGCAGAAGAATCATCAATTAAGGAACATGGGAGTTCCAccaagaaagagaaacaaactcTCAACAAAACCCACTGTAAAATTCAGCAGGGGGCTGTTTTCTCTGGAAAGATTCTGAGTTTCGGGTGCTCAGTGTGTAAAGATGATTCCACATATAGCCCCAATGATCTCCTTAAACATTTTCAAGCGGCTCATAAAGGAACCCTTCCTACATACCCTTGTGACCTGTGTGGTTTTGTCACAAACGAGTTTCCTGCTCTTCAGCGCCATCGGATTGAGCACAGAAATACTCTGGTTACATGTGAGCTCTGCAATGATGATGTTCAGTACTCTCTGCTTTTGCTTACCAGACACTACATCATGTGTCACAGTCTAAATGGACAGTTTAACTGTGACTGGTGTGAGTTTACTACTGTGGATGCAGGAACATTCGTCCAGCACATCCATCATCATAATGAGAGTCCTTGGAAATGTTCAAAATGCAGACATATCAGCTTGAACGAAGAGGATCATCAGAGGCACGTGAAAGCTCACTCAGGTACATTCCCCTTCACTTGTCAGATCTGTGGATATGGTGCGGCAAGAAGTGAGTACctgaaaaaacacactgcagctgttcaCAAACAGGAGGCTGAGAGAAGGAATGCATGGAAGGCTATAGAGGACAGTGGCATGCCAGCAAATTCATCTGCAACCTTAAAACTTTTGCTGAAAAAGAGTGGTGAATCACAAGAGACTCAGAGGATATCAAAACTGAACTGTCTTTCTGGGAGTTTAACAAACCAAAATGGCAGGATAATCAAACCAGAGTTGTCCTTAGAGGAGACTCACCACTTTGCGGATGGGACAGCAGCAAAAAAGGACAACAACAATTGGAGTAAGGGCTCTCATAACACAGAGCTGACAACACCAGTAATGTTACAGGAATGTGACAACTCTACAAACTCTGATGCTGCAAGTCACACAAATCCTAATGGACTGACTGTTCTGATGGTTAAGAACAAAATTTCTCTTCCCCCCAATTGTACAACCAAAGTGATGGGGTTCAAAATGGTTGATGGGAAAAAGCATTTAGTTCTCAAAGTAATCCCAACAGCAAAACAAGATTCATCCATTCAGAACCATTCCTCAGTTGAAGATGTGGGTTTCTTGGCACCAAACCCTGTTTTGGATAAAAGTAAAGACTCTGTTGAAAATGGGGAATGCTTTGATAGCAAGAGCTCCACGTCACATTGCTTTGCTGTTTCACCCAGAGGTGGATCATGCATACAGATGGATCAAGATGATATTCTGGCAGTAAAGGTAAAGATTGAAGAGGAAGAAACCTCTGTTTGCAACCTTGATCCCACCAACGTCAGAGATGATGTTGGGGAACAAACTAACTATTTAGTAAGTTTGTCTTCAACTTGTGCAGAAACATTATATCCCATGACAAATGAGTCTGATCATGTGGGTGACCAAAGTCACTCAAGTCAAACAACCTGCTCAGAGAGAAATACATTTGATAATAGCTCAGTCTCTGCAACGTCAAATTTTGATGCAACCAGCCATAGTGGTTCTAAAATCAGTAATACTTTAACAATGTGTGCTGGTAAGGTCACTGGTTTATCTTCAACTTTAGAAGTTGCTAGAGAAACATTGCTCTCTGAATCAGTCTcaaaaaaaactgctgagaaCTGTGGGGCTGCAAATGAGTTATCATTTACTGACACAGTGGCAGATCAACTCACTGATGAACATGAAAGGAACTCTTCTAACAGTGATGACCAATCTTCTCAGAGTACTCCAGAAAAGAGTAATAGGGTCAGAACTgagattaaatgtgaaaatggtcagcaaaattttaaaaagctttCAACAAATTGGGTGCCACTATCAGAGTCATCCCCACCCACTTCAGGTAGTCACAGAGATAGTGACACGGGCCCCGAAAACTGCACTCAAAAGTCACTCAACCAAGAAGTATTTAACTTTCACAACTATTCTAAGGAAACATTTGGTACTTTACCTAACACTACCCAAAGCTTTGACAATATGTCTGAACACTTGGCTGACAAAGAAAGTATTTGCGAATCATCACAGTTTAGCTTGACATTGGCAGAGTCTCCAGAACCACTCATGGAAAGTGGAAATGGAGAAGAACCTCAAGAAAAAAATCGAGAGGGCATGAGGAAGGTGTCAGATAGTGACATTGAGGTTCATGAGTGCATAACTAGAGTTGACGATCCTCCGACGGAAGATGAAAATCCTGAGTCGGTGCTCCAAGactttaatataattaaaattgaAGAGGACAGTATTCCTATATCAAAAAAACCGTCAGAAACAAAGAATAGTTCTAGTTCCTTTGGCAGTTTTGTGGAAGAACATTCAGATGCAATCATTACCCAACAACTTAATAAGGAAAGAATAACGTCTTCAAGTGCAAACAGTGATTccttgaaacaaacaaaaacgaCTCTACGAATTCTTCAATTGCCAGAGGGTAAACAGCAGGTACTCCTGAGGACTACTGAGAATCGATTTGCCATGCCAATGCAGGTCAAGACAACTCCAGGTTTCAAACTGATAACCAATTCTGCAAATCCTCAAATCAACGTATCTTACATGAAGCCGGGTGTAGAAAGATCAAGTAACCAAACTGGTGTAACTTTTACTCCAAACAGCAGGAGGCTAGGTGTATCAACACCAAAGACAGGAGCTGCTGAAAAAGGgacatctcttctctctgctgttcaaCCAGGTCTTGGCACCACCTCAAATCACTACCTTATCAACAGCCCAGGTTTTAAGGGTCCTGTACTCCTTTCAAGCACACCACATAATACACCTACAGACAGATCATCAAAGACACAGCCTACTTGCTACTTGGTACAGAGGTCTGTTCCATTCGCTCACACCCCCAGTACTCCTGGTCTGAGACTGGCAAGTACACAACTCCCACTGAACTCACGGCCAGTTCTGGCCATGCCATTGAGCTCTGCAGACAAACCAAGCACTGTGCAGCCTGGTCGTCAAGCATTCTTGCTTCGGTACATTTCTCCACCCAAATCAGGCCTACTTCTGAACAACCAAGAGGCAAAGACTGGGGCTCAGTGTAGCCAAACCAGTGAAAGTACTGGAAACAAAGTCATATTTAAAATTGTCACCCCTACCGGTAGCCTTCTTACCAGTGGTGGTCAAACCTCAAGCAGTCAACCTTTGTTTTTGGCCACCAGACCTCAGACCCAGTGTTTTCTGGTGTCATCAAACAAAACTAGTGCAAATGCCTCCAATGGAGTCAAGAAATTGATCACCATACAAAATACTGCACAGAAAGATGTCAAGGAGTCTTGCATTTCACCCTCTCAGATGAATGTAAAGGTACAAcaatgtgaagcagagaaacctaTTCTTGCCCCAAGGCCAATTCGGCCTCCAAGCCAAAGGAAAAGGCGCAGGAAACCATTATTTGATGAACTTCCAGCACCGGTGCATAAAGCTAGAAGACTCACAAATAAAGTACTGACTGAGAAAGAGACTGCTGTCTTATGGAAGCCTGTTGCCAAAGAAGTTGAAAGAACGCTGAGACTTGCCCCATTCAGCGCCGTACAGCAGATCAAATGTCCTCGTAGATACCAACCTGTTGTGGTGCTCAACCATCCAGATGCTGACATTCCTGAAGTGGCCAATATCATGAAGGTAGTTAACAGGTACAAAGGTGCTGTTACTAAGGTCTCTTTGTCTCAGAAAACGATCCAAGCCCTCTCTGAGCTTGGTGCTCCAGGGAAGAATTACTCAACCAAAAGTGTGTCTTCTCACATTGATGATCCAAGACCTCGGCCAGTTCAGAGTTCTGTCCGAGAGCGATTCCTTTTGAAACTAAAGttaaggaaaaaaagcaaaaaaaagtatGAGGTAGTGGAAACTTTATCAGGTTGTAGACAAGAATCTGTGGTGTTTGACTGCTGGTTTTGTGGTCGACTCTTCAACAGCCAAGAAGACTGGATTGGACACGGCCAGCGGCACCTCATGGAGGCAACTAGAGACTGGAATAAACTGTTCTGA